A genomic window from Pseudoalteromonas piratica includes:
- a CDS encoding phosphotransferase, with the protein MLNQPIQKKICDILGKRTIANVDTFKTVWSGFGSLHRIEFNGCYKPVVVKSICEPNHINHPKGWSSHFASARKLQSYRVEQAFYREFAKKANAKTPAYLGFIEGENTQYLLLEDLAAAGYYDIVEPDIVTVKKILVWLADFHAQHLNTACEGLWPQGSYWHLATRPDELTAMSHTELKKHARALDCKLQDCVFQTLIHGDAKLANFMQSATDIAGYDFQYVGRGVGIVDVMLLISSAFTSDQCFAYEKELLAHYEAAFLSNCERYSINLAEEVINQWLALYPIAWADFARFLNGWSPGHWKLHDYAWYQVQQAVQLVK; encoded by the coding sequence ATGCTAAACCAGCCAATACAAAAGAAAATCTGCGATATTTTGGGTAAAAGAACGATTGCAAATGTAGACACGTTTAAAACCGTTTGGAGTGGCTTTGGTAGTTTACATCGTATTGAGTTTAACGGTTGCTACAAGCCGGTCGTTGTTAAATCAATTTGTGAACCTAACCACATCAATCACCCTAAAGGTTGGAGCAGTCATTTCGCATCAGCACGCAAGCTTCAATCATATCGCGTGGAGCAGGCGTTTTATCGCGAATTCGCTAAAAAAGCTAACGCAAAGACACCAGCTTACTTGGGATTTATTGAAGGTGAAAACACACAATATTTGTTATTGGAGGATTTAGCTGCTGCGGGATATTACGATATTGTTGAACCTGATATTGTTACGGTGAAAAAAATATTGGTATGGTTGGCAGATTTTCATGCTCAGCATTTAAATACCGCTTGTGAAGGATTATGGCCTCAAGGCAGCTATTGGCATCTTGCAACGCGACCGGATGAGCTTACAGCGATGTCGCATACTGAATTGAAAAAACACGCAAGAGCACTTGATTGTAAGTTACAAGATTGTGTGTTTCAGACCCTGATTCATGGCGATGCTAAGCTTGCTAACTTTATGCAATCCGCTACTGATATTGCAGGTTATGATTTTCAATATGTTGGTCGTGGAGTAGGTATCGTAGATGTGATGTTACTTATCAGTAGTGCGTTCACGAGTGATCAGTGTTTCGCTTATGAAAAAGAATTACTTGCACATTATGAGGCTGCATTTTTAAGTAACTGTGAAAGGTATTCTATCAACTTAGCTGAGGAAGTGATTAACCAGTGGCTAGCACTTTACCCAATAGCGTGGGCTGACTTTGCCCGATTTTTAAATGGCTGGTCACCTGGTCACTGGAAACTTCATGATTACGCTTGGTATCAAGTGCAGCAAGCAGTGCAACTAGTAAAATAA
- a CDS encoding amidohydrolase family protein encodes MATQHNSTIYDPHLHLFYLDEGDYFWLKNALPPWPKIAMLQKSFSEEELDLNNEFVLSQFTHIEAGFNNQQAEKEIAFLERKIGKKHSAIGYYQIDVEPSLFKQQINTLLSYSTFVGIRDITEGSDAARLHSENVNQNFAFLAHNKLIFEAQFEISELQHTTRIYELAKAQPNLDIVLNHAGLVTPYNYSNWLRALKQLSQLPNVYIKYSGFEMQEINLSDTFRNKVFDAIFANFSQERILFGSNFPVCLMASSYLALWQHYRALCQNDSIWQKLACDNAKALYSN; translated from the coding sequence GTGGCTACACAGCACAATAGCACGATTTACGACCCGCACCTTCATCTATTTTATTTAGATGAAGGTGATTACTTTTGGCTCAAAAATGCCCTTCCCCCATGGCCGAAAATCGCCATGCTGCAAAAAAGCTTTTCAGAAGAAGAGCTAGACTTAAATAATGAGTTTGTTCTCTCTCAGTTTACACATATTGAAGCTGGGTTTAATAACCAACAAGCAGAAAAAGAAATCGCCTTTCTTGAGCGTAAGATTGGTAAAAAGCACAGTGCAATAGGCTATTACCAGATTGACGTTGAGCCCTCTTTATTCAAGCAACAAATAAATACGTTATTGAGTTATTCAACATTTGTGGGCATTCGCGATATTACGGAAGGAAGTGATGCCGCTCGATTACATTCTGAAAATGTAAATCAAAATTTTGCCTTTTTAGCTCATAATAAACTGATTTTTGAAGCCCAATTTGAAATAAGTGAACTACAACATACAACACGTATATATGAACTTGCTAAAGCACAGCCTAATCTAGACATTGTGCTTAATCACGCAGGACTTGTCACTCCATACAATTATTCAAATTGGTTACGAGCGTTAAAGCAGCTTTCGCAATTACCGAATGTTTATATCAAGTATTCTGGCTTTGAGATGCAAGAAATCAATCTCAGTGACACCTTCCGCAATAAGGTATTTGACGCTATATTTGCTAACTTTTCGCAAGAACGTATCTTATTTGGCAGTAATTTCCCTGTCTGTTTAATGGCATCGAGTTATCTCGCACTTTGGCAACACTATAGAGCCCTTTGTCAAAACGACTCTATTTGGCAAAAGCTTGCATGTGATAATGCAAAAGCACTCTATTCAAACTAA